The Nitrospira sp. genome contains a region encoding:
- a CDS encoding PilZ domain-containing protein, protein MKPYAVRQTLRTPVQCTLSYSSEAIWTNGRVWDLSQTGWRATGDRPMSVGHETIVFLSLCSGEKLCHILIESAIVRWSDGLHAGWEITRIDAATQSRLAEVVEQCDQNRITL, encoded by the coding sequence ATGAAACCGTATGCCGTTCGCCAGACGTTACGAACTCCCGTGCAGTGCACCCTCTCGTACTCCAGTGAAGCCATATGGACCAATGGAAGAGTCTGGGATCTTTCGCAAACCGGCTGGCGCGCCACGGGAGATCGCCCGATGTCCGTCGGGCACGAAACGATCGTGTTCCTCTCCCTTTGCAGCGGAGAGAAGCTCTGCCACATCCTTATAGAATCGGCTATTGTTCGCTGGTCTGACGGTCTCCATGCAGGATGGGAAATCACGCGGATTGACGCAGCGACTCAATCTCGCTTGGCAGAAGTCGTAGAACAGTGCGACCAAAACCGCATTACCTTGTAA
- a CDS encoding efflux RND transporter periplasmic adaptor subunit encodes MTTLGCNHQDEQPRQSSRPVKVVRIGDEATAGVMSFAGEVRARYETTLAFRVSGKMIHRLVEVGDRVHKGQRLARLDSNDYQLGTDALNAQLKSAQAEQDFARDDLTRYRELLNLRVISSAEFDRHETAYITARERVAALNAQLNQATNQLQYTDLLADRNGVVTALEAEIGQVLAAGQPVVKLARLDEKEIHIDIPEQRVAEIELYQKVRVTLWAGGDRQITARIREIAAAADPASRTYRVKATLLEGQDEARLGKTATVWIPLTTPPRIAVPLSAVFTPQNEPGRPRVWLVDEQAGTVRSVPVQLGKALDGERIVVGGVGSGQLVVSAGVQRLAEGQAVRLPEQVAADMLASVAESKEDRP; translated from the coding sequence ATGACCACCCTGGGATGTAACCATCAAGACGAGCAACCCCGGCAGAGTTCCCGACCCGTGAAGGTCGTCCGAATCGGCGATGAGGCCACCGCAGGAGTGATGAGTTTCGCCGGGGAAGTACGGGCTCGATACGAGACAACCTTAGCTTTCCGGGTATCCGGCAAAATGATTCACCGTCTCGTTGAGGTGGGAGATCGCGTCCACAAAGGTCAGCGCTTAGCAAGGCTTGATTCCAACGATTATCAACTTGGAACGGACGCGTTGAACGCTCAGCTCAAATCCGCCCAGGCCGAACAGGATTTTGCCCGGGATGACCTGACACGTTATCGTGAACTCCTGAACCTGCGGGTCATTAGTTCAGCCGAGTTCGACCGGCATGAAACCGCGTACATCACCGCGCGGGAACGGGTCGCGGCGCTGAACGCGCAACTGAACCAAGCGACCAACCAACTACAGTACACCGATCTGCTGGCGGATCGGAACGGCGTGGTGACGGCGTTGGAAGCCGAGATCGGGCAGGTGCTGGCCGCCGGTCAACCGGTCGTCAAGCTGGCCCGGCTTGATGAGAAGGAAATCCATATCGATATCCCTGAGCAGCGCGTGGCGGAAATCGAACTCTATCAGAAAGTCCGCGTGACCTTGTGGGCCGGCGGCGACCGGCAAATCACGGCACGTATTCGCGAGATCGCGGCGGCGGCCGACCCGGCCAGCCGCACCTATCGCGTCAAGGCGACACTGCTTGAAGGGCAGGATGAAGCACGGCTCGGTAAGACGGCGACGGTGTGGATTCCGTTGACGACGCCACCTCGCATTGCCGTTCCACTCTCCGCCGTATTTACCCCTCAGAACGAGCCTGGACGGCCGCGTGTGTGGCTGGTGGACGAGCAGGCTGGCACGGTCAGATCCGTGCCGGTTCAGCTGGGCAAGGCACTGGACGGAGAGCGCATTGTCGTCGGGGGAGTCGGGTCCGGACAATTAGTCGTCAGCGCTGGGGTTCAGCGCCTGGCTGAGGGACAGGCGGTGCGGCTGCCGGAGCAGGTCGCAGCGGACATGCTAGCCTCCGTCGCCGAAAGCAAGGAGGATCGGCCATGA
- a CDS encoding MarR family transcriptional regulator: MQILSMMNPETKKRMNRGEDIIDQIARECLLMRVRKLDRVLTGIYDAELRPFGLKASQTNLLVLIAKAGPIRRIEIGKRLQLDPSTLTRNLKIMLTNGWIQEVADGEDGRGLPIQITVQGRDLLHQIGPSWRKAQTRTEKFLGDEGATLMRKLAANRAELPSR; this comes from the coding sequence ATGCAAATATTGAGTATGATGAATCCGGAAACAAAGAAACGGATGAATCGGGGCGAAGATATCATTGATCAGATCGCGCGGGAGTGCCTGCTGATGCGCGTGCGCAAACTTGATCGTGTGCTGACGGGTATCTACGATGCTGAACTCAGGCCATTTGGCCTGAAGGCAAGCCAAACGAATCTTCTGGTTCTTATAGCAAAGGCTGGCCCCATTCGACGTATTGAGATTGGGAAGCGTCTGCAGCTCGACCCATCTACCCTGACCCGGAATCTGAAGATCATGCTGACCAACGGTTGGATCCAAGAGGTTGCGGATGGGGAAGACGGCCGGGGCCTCCCAATACAGATTACGGTCCAAGGTCGTGACCTACTGCATCAAATCGGTCCGTCTTGGCGAAAGGCCCAAACTCGCACGGAGAAGTTTCTTGGAGATGAGGGCGCCACACTTATGCGAAAGCTTGCTGCGAATAGAGCTGAACTACCGTCACGGTAG
- a CDS encoding efflux transporter outer membrane subunit, with protein sequence MKDFNLSEWALKHRSITGFFMALVLLGGIVAYVQLGQREDPAFTFRVMVVKTLYPGATTLETEQQVTDRLEKKIQELPNLDFIRSYSKSGESVIFITPREDTPAKEIPDLWYQVRKKVGDIRMSLPPGIVGPFFNDEFGDTYSLLYAFSGEGFSYAELKAAADSARQQILRVKDVEKVDLIGVQDEKIYVEFSDKKLAELGMDPAAVAQVLQAQNSMVPAGTVFSSQRNLPIRLTGPFDSVDSVANLAVRLEGRTIRVSDFARVTRGYTDPPEFKMRFNGKDAVGLGVTMHKKGDVLELGTTLETAMTRIEGELPVGIEVERVADQSHVVNTAIGEFLRTFFEALAAVLLVSFLSLGFRTGSVVGLTVPLVLAGTLLCMWLLDMEIHRISLGALILGLGLLVDDAMIAIEMMARKLEEGWDRMRAATFAYRATAFPMLTGTLITIAGFLPVGLARSQAGEYTVAIFQVMAISLFLSWIGAVVFTPYLGFLMLKTKGKGHTPGHELFDTPFYNRLRRWVDRCVEHRKTVIIGTVALFGVGVATLTQVPEQFFPLSNRPEVIIDLWLPEGSAFAQTEMVAKRMEDLLAKDEDVMNYAAYIGGGSPRFFLLIVQQLANTNLAEFVVMTRDNVARERVMQRIRLAFATDFPEVRGRAMRLNVGPPMDYPLVFRVFGEDPKIVRTIADRVAEVVRVNPNTVDVNDDWHDRIPSARLVLDQDKARALGVSTLSLSQALQAHYTGIPVGQFREDDKLIDIVWRAQKNLRGAADELPDVAVRTANGKSMPLAQLVKSETVFEDGVRWRRNRFAAISVRADVVDGMLAPDVAAQIVPKLEPIKASLPAGYFIETGAAKEDAWIAQKSILIWIPLVVIVTLILLMMQLQNLSRTFLVFVTAPLGVIGAAFALLSFGAPFGFVALLGIIALAGMIMRNAVILVDQIEQDEKAGRDTWTAIVESTVRRFRPILLTAAAAILAMIPLSRNDFFGPQAIAIMGGLTIATFLTVFFLPALYAAWFRVTRNDAHADASPAESNDIVVPRNSVMVDGATAVTTRYSLPLVVLTIVMLGGCTPTRVSDRVQLSTPTDWHHAPVVQDSSNQADLKEWWRGFRDPLLNELITQALAANHDLRIATARVREANAMITVAESALYPSIDFFSSGGREKRIDRIIAVPGSEGIKLITPTANVITGGLAARWEVDVFGARHLEAEATGAQAAGTEEERHGVQVGLLAQVATNYLELRGAQERTAILRANIDIQRERFRTLQAFYHAGLTKETEVSRQEALLQSTESALPGLNAAEVTLIHRLSVLLGEPPAKLEKRLIAATGHPSDLPGIPNMLPSSLLLQRPDLRLAQTEVSAAAASLGAARADLFPKVVLSASGGIGALAIGGFPTLVESVYALGAGLTAPIFNAGRIRAHIAAADARLDQVASKYEKTFLLAMEDVENAFLAHSSSKERREQLVKAETAAEKTYRSSEALYQRGVSDYLSVLDAQRTKLLINDERSKAETAVRVALVSIYRAFGGGWSGEPSLGRPQS encoded by the coding sequence ATGAAAGATTTCAATCTGAGCGAGTGGGCACTCAAACATCGCTCCATCACCGGTTTTTTCATGGCGCTGGTGCTGCTCGGTGGAATTGTCGCCTACGTCCAGCTGGGACAGCGGGAAGACCCAGCGTTCACCTTTCGGGTGATGGTTGTGAAAACCCTCTATCCTGGGGCCACCACGCTGGAAACAGAGCAACAGGTAACCGACCGCCTGGAAAAGAAAATCCAGGAACTGCCCAATCTCGACTTCATCCGCAGCTACTCGAAGTCCGGCGAATCGGTCATTTTTATCACACCCCGTGAAGATACGCCGGCGAAAGAAATTCCCGATCTCTGGTATCAGGTGCGCAAGAAGGTCGGGGACATCCGCATGAGCTTGCCACCCGGCATCGTCGGCCCTTTCTTCAATGACGAGTTCGGCGATACCTACAGCCTCCTCTATGCCTTTTCCGGGGAAGGCTTCAGCTACGCCGAGCTGAAAGCTGCGGCAGATTCGGCTCGACAGCAGATCTTGCGCGTCAAGGATGTCGAGAAAGTCGATCTCATCGGCGTCCAGGACGAAAAGATCTACGTCGAGTTTTCCGACAAGAAGCTGGCCGAACTGGGTATGGACCCCGCTGCGGTCGCTCAAGTACTCCAGGCGCAGAATAGCATGGTGCCGGCGGGAACAGTGTTTTCTTCACAGCGCAATCTCCCCATACGACTGACTGGCCCATTCGACTCGGTGGATAGCGTGGCGAACCTGGCTGTACGTCTCGAAGGCCGGACTATCAGGGTCAGCGATTTCGCCAGGGTGACCCGTGGCTACACCGATCCGCCGGAATTCAAGATGCGCTTCAACGGCAAGGACGCCGTCGGTCTCGGCGTGACCATGCACAAGAAAGGCGATGTGCTGGAGTTGGGCACAACGCTTGAAACCGCCATGACTCGGATCGAGGGAGAACTTCCGGTGGGCATCGAGGTCGAGCGGGTCGCCGATCAATCACACGTGGTCAACACGGCCATCGGCGAATTCCTGCGCACCTTTTTCGAGGCGCTGGCGGCGGTGCTGCTCGTCAGCTTCCTGAGTCTCGGATTCCGCACCGGCTCCGTGGTCGGGCTGACAGTGCCTCTGGTTCTGGCCGGAACGCTACTGTGCATGTGGCTCTTGGACATGGAAATCCATCGCATCTCGCTGGGCGCCTTGATTCTCGGATTGGGTCTTCTGGTGGACGATGCCATGATTGCGATCGAGATGATGGCGCGCAAACTCGAAGAGGGGTGGGATCGGATGCGCGCCGCGACGTTTGCGTACCGTGCCACGGCCTTCCCCATGCTAACTGGTACGTTGATTACCATTGCCGGCTTCCTGCCGGTGGGCTTGGCGAGATCCCAAGCCGGCGAGTACACCGTGGCGATTTTTCAGGTCATGGCCATCTCGCTGTTCCTGTCGTGGATCGGTGCGGTGGTCTTCACACCCTATTTGGGCTTTCTGATGCTCAAAACCAAGGGCAAGGGGCACACACCCGGTCACGAGCTTTTTGACACGCCGTTCTATAATCGTCTGCGCCGCTGGGTGGATCGCTGTGTGGAACATCGCAAGACAGTAATCATCGGCACGGTGGCGCTGTTCGGCGTCGGCGTCGCGACTTTGACCCAAGTCCCCGAACAGTTCTTCCCGCTATCCAATCGGCCCGAAGTTATCATCGACTTGTGGCTGCCGGAGGGCAGTGCGTTCGCGCAAACCGAAATGGTCGCCAAGCGCATGGAGGATTTGCTTGCCAAGGACGAGGACGTGATGAACTACGCGGCTTATATCGGCGGGGGGAGCCCAAGGTTTTTCCTGCTGATCGTGCAGCAACTGGCCAATACCAACCTCGCCGAATTCGTGGTGATGACGCGTGACAACGTCGCCCGCGAACGAGTTATGCAACGCATCCGGCTGGCGTTCGCCACGGATTTCCCGGAAGTGCGCGGACGCGCCATGCGACTCAATGTCGGGCCACCGATGGATTATCCGCTCGTCTTCAGGGTGTTCGGTGAAGATCCCAAGATCGTTCGAACCATTGCCGATCGGGTGGCCGAGGTTGTGCGCGTCAACCCCAATACGGTGGATGTGAACGACGACTGGCACGATCGCATTCCTTCGGCTCGTCTCGTCCTCGATCAGGACAAGGCGCGTGCACTCGGCGTCTCGACTTTAAGCTTGTCGCAAGCCTTGCAAGCTCACTATACCGGAATTCCCGTGGGACAGTTCCGCGAGGACGACAAGCTCATCGACATCGTCTGGAGAGCGCAAAAGAACTTGCGCGGCGCCGCCGACGAGTTGCCCGATGTGGCAGTGCGAACGGCCAACGGCAAATCGATGCCGCTGGCACAACTGGTCAAATCTGAAACCGTTTTCGAGGATGGCGTCCGTTGGCGCCGTAACCGCTTCGCGGCAATTTCAGTGCGGGCCGACGTCGTAGACGGCATGCTCGCGCCCGATGTAGCCGCGCAGATCGTTCCGAAGCTCGAGCCCATCAAAGCCAGCCTCCCCGCCGGCTATTTCATCGAAACCGGCGCGGCCAAGGAAGACGCCTGGATCGCTCAGAAGTCGATCCTGATCTGGATTCCGCTGGTCGTGATTGTGACGCTCATCCTGCTCATGATGCAGTTGCAGAACCTGTCCCGAACGTTCCTGGTATTCGTCACGGCTCCTTTGGGTGTGATCGGGGCCGCATTCGCCCTATTGTCGTTCGGCGCTCCCTTCGGGTTCGTCGCCTTGCTCGGCATTATCGCCCTGGCCGGCATGATCATGCGCAACGCGGTGATCTTGGTGGATCAGATCGAGCAGGACGAAAAGGCCGGCCGGGATACCTGGACCGCCATCGTAGAATCGACCGTCCGGCGTTTCCGGCCCATTCTGCTGACTGCAGCAGCAGCTATCCTGGCGATGATTCCGTTGTCGCGCAACGATTTCTTCGGACCGCAGGCTATCGCCATCATGGGAGGACTCACGATCGCGACCTTCCTGACCGTGTTCTTCCTGCCCGCGTTGTATGCAGCCTGGTTTCGGGTCACACGGAACGATGCTCATGCAGATGCGTCACCGGCAGAGTCCAATGACATTGTGGTTCCCAGGAATTCAGTAATGGTTGATGGAGCAACTGCCGTGACGACCCGCTATTCACTACCACTCGTCGTCCTGACAATCGTCATGTTAGGGGGGTGTACACCGACGCGTGTGAGTGATCGGGTACAATTATCGACTCCGACGGATTGGCATCATGCCCCAGTTGTTCAAGACAGTTCCAATCAGGCCGATCTCAAAGAATGGTGGCGAGGATTTCGCGATCCACTGCTGAACGAGTTGATCACCCAAGCATTAGCCGCCAACCACGATCTGAGAATCGCAACGGCTCGCGTTCGCGAGGCTAATGCGATGATCACTGTCGCGGAATCAGCCCTCTACCCCAGTATTGATTTCTTTTCCTCGGGAGGTCGGGAAAAGCGAATTGACCGGATCATCGCAGTACCAGGGAGCGAGGGGATAAAGCTAATCACACCCACCGCGAATGTCATCACCGGTGGTCTTGCTGCACGATGGGAGGTCGATGTTTTTGGTGCGAGACATCTTGAGGCTGAGGCCACAGGTGCTCAGGCCGCTGGAACCGAAGAGGAACGGCATGGAGTACAGGTGGGATTGCTCGCTCAGGTGGCGACGAATTATCTGGAACTACGCGGTGCACAGGAACGGACTGCGATTCTGCGCGCAAACATCGACATCCAACGGGAAAGGTTCAGAACTCTGCAGGCCTTTTATCATGCGGGTTTAACGAAAGAAACCGAAGTTTCCAGGCAGGAAGCCTTACTGCAGAGCACTGAAAGCGCCCTTCCGGGATTGAACGCAGCAGAGGTAACGTTGATCCATCGCCTCAGTGTGTTACTGGGCGAACCTCCGGCGAAATTGGAGAAGCGGCTTATTGCTGCAACAGGTCATCCTTCCGACCTGCCGGGTATCCCAAACATGTTGCCTTCAAGCCTCCTCCTACAACGGCCTGATCTGCGACTTGCGCAAACCGAGGTGAGTGCGGCAGCGGCCAGCCTTGGTGCGGCGCGGGCCGATTTGTTCCCGAAGGTGGTGCTGTCGGCGAGCGGTGGGATTGGCGCACTGGCCATCGGCGGATTTCCGACTCTGGTGGAGAGTGTGTATGCGCTGGGGGCGGGCCTCACGGCTCCGATATTCAATGCGGGACGCATTCGGGCTCACATCGCTGCCGCGGACGCACGCCTGGATCAAGTCGCGTCGAAGTACGAAAAAACCTTCCTCCTCGCCATGGAAGACGTGGAAAATGCCTTTCTCGCCCATTCCTCGTCGAAGGAGCGCCGCGAACAACTCGTGAAGGCCGAAACCGCAGCGGAGAAAACGTATCGCTCCTCCGAAGCCTTATATCAGAGGGGAGTGAGTGATTATTTATCCGTGCTGGATGCTCAACGCACCAAACTCTTAATCAACGACGAGCGCTCCAAGGCCGAGACGGCGGTGCGTGTAGCCTTGGTCTCCATCTATCGGGCCTTTGGCGGCGGCTGGTCAGGCGAACCTTCGTTGGGTCGGCCGCAGTCTTGA
- a CDS encoding response regulator → MATILVIDDDPQIRSRFQKILEAMGHRVLAAGNGIEGLDLFHQRGIELVVTNVFTPENDGLEVIMTLRREAPTVPIIGFSDRAVRYKFLNVAKKHGENRTVGGSCLVSELLQAVQNSLQKREPPQQQENKDRSAIYVP, encoded by the coding sequence TTGGCGACCATTTTAGTGATTGACGACGACCCGCAGATCCGATCTCGCTTCCAGAAGATTTTGGAGGCAATGGGACACCGCGTGCTTGCAGCCGGTAACGGCATTGAAGGTCTTGATCTCTTTCATCAAAGAGGCATCGAACTTGTGGTCACCAACGTATTCACACCCGAGAACGATGGGTTAGAGGTTATTATGACATTACGTCGAGAAGCGCCAACTGTCCCGATCATCGGATTCTCCGATCGAGCCGTCAGATATAAGTTTTTAAACGTAGCCAAGAAGCACGGTGAGAACCGCACAGTAGGCGGCAGTTGTCTTGTCTCTGAACTCCTTCAGGCTGTACAGAACTCGCTGCAAAAGAGAGAGCCTCCGCAGCAACAGGAAAACAAAGACAGATCAGCCATCTATGTTCCTTGA
- a CDS encoding bile acid:sodium symporter: MDRRHFNCLGLSQFIHHHLLWFLIGAYVLSAVWPTAGLWIRNLTFGELPLFNQTLRVSLLLLLLATLMFNAGLGVKASHLRSLGQKTRMLFAGLTANLVIPLAYIFLVTLIMRLWHNPVEAQHILVGLALVAAMPIAGASTAWAQNSNGNLALSLGLVLASTVLSPVLTPIALYAFGEMATEEYERVIHNLAAYGTGTFLGLWIVLPSLLGLGVRCVIPEARLAAIMPFIKLMNSIILLLLNYSNGSVSLPQAVADHDYDFLAVTLAITTGLCVTAFSSGYGLSRLFKVDEAERVSLMYGLGMNNNGTGLVLASLALAAYPRVMVPIIFYNLAQHLVAGGVHEVIGRRVEDHKATGT; this comes from the coding sequence ATGGATCGCCGCCACTTCAACTGCCTCGGCTTGAGCCAATTCATCCATCATCACCTGCTCTGGTTTTTGATCGGTGCCTACGTGCTGTCCGCCGTATGGCCCACAGCCGGGCTCTGGATTCGCAATCTGACGTTCGGTGAACTCCCACTTTTCAACCAGACGCTCCGTGTTTCCTTACTCCTACTCCTGCTGGCGACGTTGATGTTCAACGCGGGATTGGGAGTCAAAGCCTCGCACCTCCGATCGCTGGGCCAAAAAACAAGAATGCTGTTTGCAGGACTCACCGCGAATCTCGTCATTCCCTTGGCGTATATTTTCCTGGTCACCCTCATCATGCGGCTGTGGCACAACCCGGTGGAAGCTCAACACATCCTAGTGGGGTTGGCATTAGTCGCAGCCATGCCGATTGCCGGAGCCTCGACGGCCTGGGCTCAGAACTCCAATGGGAATCTGGCGCTGAGCTTGGGTCTAGTCCTCGCTTCGACGGTCCTCAGTCCCGTCCTGACGCCTATCGCGTTGTATGCCTTCGGAGAGATGGCCACGGAGGAATATGAACGGGTCATACATAATCTTGCGGCCTATGGGACCGGGACGTTCCTCGGTCTCTGGATCGTGTTGCCTTCCTTACTTGGCCTGGGTGTGCGTTGCGTCATACCTGAAGCCCGACTCGCCGCCATCATGCCGTTCATCAAACTGATGAACTCGATCATCTTACTGCTGTTGAACTACTCGAACGGATCAGTGTCGCTCCCTCAAGCCGTGGCCGACCACGATTACGACTTTTTGGCGGTGACGTTGGCCATCACGACCGGCCTCTGTGTGACGGCTTTTTCCTCCGGCTATGGGTTGAGTCGACTGTTCAAGGTTGATGAGGCCGAACGGGTCTCGCTCATGTATGGATTGGGGATGAATAACAACGGGACCGGGCTGGTATTGGCCTCGCTCGCCCTCGCCGCCTATCCTCGCGTCATGGTTCCGATCATCTTCTATAACCTCGCTCAGCATCTGGTGGCCGGTGGGGTGCATGAGGTCATCGGGCGGAGGGTTGAGGATCACAAAGCAACGGGAACCTAA